One window from the genome of Metabacillus flavus encodes:
- a CDS encoding ABC transporter permease, which translates to MNKHFFSDMGVMLGRSMRHISRSMDTIITVTITPIALLLLFVYVFGGAIQTGTDHYVNYLIPGILLIAIASGISYTAYRLFLDKSKGIFERFHTMPIARSTVLWGHVLTSLVSNAISVAVIILVALLMGFRSSAGVLSWLAVVGILMLFTLALTWIAAIAGLSAKSVDGVSAFSYPLIFLPFISSAFVPTESMPWAVRVFAEHQPVTSIVESIRALLSAQPAGNEIWTALAWCAGITVIAYFFAMKAYKKRL; encoded by the coding sequence ATGAATAAACATTTCTTCAGCGATATGGGGGTCATGCTTGGCCGATCCATGCGTCATATTTCCCGCAGTATGGACACCATCATTACCGTTACCATTACGCCAATTGCCTTATTGCTGCTGTTCGTCTATGTGTTTGGCGGAGCCATCCAAACCGGCACCGATCATTATGTGAATTACTTGATTCCGGGCATCCTGCTGATTGCGATTGCAAGCGGAATCTCCTATACCGCATACCGCCTGTTTTTGGATAAATCAAAGGGGATCTTTGAGCGTTTCCACACGATGCCGATAGCTCGTTCTACCGTGCTGTGGGGACACGTGCTCACGTCACTCGTTTCCAATGCCATATCTGTCGCTGTTATCATTCTGGTTGCTCTTCTTATGGGCTTCCGCTCATCCGCAGGGGTGCTGTCATGGCTCGCTGTAGTCGGTATTCTTATGCTGTTTACGCTCGCTTTGACCTGGATCGCTGCCATTGCCGGACTTTCCGCCAAATCGGTGGACGGTGTCAGCGCCTTCTCCTATCCGCTCATATTCCTGCCGTTCATCAGCTCTGCGTTTGTACCAACCGAGTCCATGCCATGGGCTGTACGCGTCTTTGCGGAACATCAGCCTGTTACCTCCATCGTAGAATCCATCCGTGCCCTATTATCCGCCCAGCCAGCAGGAAATGAAATATGGACCGCCTTAGCCTGGTGTGCGGGAATCACCGTCATCGCGTATTTCTTTGCCATGAAGGCGTATAAGAAGCGCTTATAA
- a CDS encoding DUF5412 family protein, which yields MLFCLLFITTVLLIILFLFNLTLSITKKKPFPQKWLGAALTGAVLVAGVILYQTYFFTFNKIDRQAMQKGPGPISSPSETYTANAFYELYGGAAGGVNVWVEITENNEAGNIKTIYYSDAKDDFSMNWIDEDTLHIVNNNPESPDSDRSIKLDVNKEIYDENGRACHSLVMKDEYVKCYQD from the coding sequence TTGCTGTTTTGCCTTCTATTTATTACTACTGTTCTATTAATCATTCTGTTTTTATTTAATCTCACTCTTTCCATCACCAAGAAGAAACCCTTCCCCCAAAAATGGCTTGGTGCCGCTTTGACAGGTGCCGTTTTAGTAGCCGGGGTCATTCTGTATCAGACATATTTCTTCACCTTTAATAAGATTGACCGGCAGGCTATGCAAAAAGGACCCGGACCTATATCTTCCCCTTCAGAGACATACACAGCGAATGCTTTTTATGAGCTCTATGGAGGTGCGGCCGGGGGAGTGAATGTGTGGGTTGAAATCACAGAGAATAATGAGGCAGGCAATATCAAAACCATTTACTATAGTGATGCAAAAGATGATTTTTCAATGAATTGGATTGATGAAGATACCCTCCATATTGTGAATAACAATCCAGAGTCTCCCGATTCGGACCGGAGTATCAAGTTAGATGTGAATAAAGAAATTTATGATGAAAACGGGCGGGCTTGTCATAGCCTGGTGATGAAGGATGAGTATGTGAAGTGTTATCAGGATTGA
- a CDS encoding alpha/beta fold hydrolase has protein sequence MPKVEMNHVQLNYEVRGEGPPVVFLHGLGASWRMWEPQIDAFSSKYQMIMPDLRGHGESTKTFPDNMFSARVMAEDLKMLLDELHLRKIQLVGLSYGSVTAQLFAVNYPHYVDKLVLSNGYSEIPTKVSGWVLKLSNAIFKRLSYETIINQMLKVYGKDEYTKNVLRNSFTFDKDMFILAKNSEFPYHTDQLHRITSPTLVMGGEKKVMGVDEKKGSENLFAHIPDAVLVLFKDAFDPLSTMRKDLFNEMVLDFLEGRDFKSHEGVTVYRKEPMKI, from the coding sequence ATGCCTAAAGTGGAAATGAATCACGTTCAGTTAAACTATGAAGTCCGCGGTGAGGGACCGCCTGTCGTATTCCTTCACGGACTGGGTGCCAGCTGGAGAATGTGGGAGCCGCAAATTGACGCCTTTTCCTCCAAGTATCAAATGATTATGCCTGATTTAAGGGGCCACGGGGAATCCACAAAGACGTTCCCTGACAATATGTTCTCTGCACGGGTGATGGCAGAGGATCTTAAAATGCTATTGGATGAACTGCATCTCCGGAAAATCCAATTGGTGGGGTTATCGTATGGTTCGGTCACAGCCCAGCTGTTTGCAGTGAACTATCCCCATTATGTAGATAAATTGGTCCTGTCGAACGGATATAGCGAAATTCCCACTAAGGTATCAGGCTGGGTGCTGAAGCTGTCGAACGCCATCTTTAAGAGGCTGTCCTATGAAACCATCATCAACCAGATGCTGAAGGTTTATGGAAAAGACGAATATACGAAAAACGTGCTGCGGAACTCGTTCACCTTTGACAAGGACATGTTTATCCTGGCGAAAAATTCAGAGTTCCCTTACCATACGGACCAGCTGCACCGCATCACCTCTCCAACTCTCGTGATGGGCGGTGAAAAGAAAGTGATGGGCGTAGATGAAAAGAAAGGCTCCGAAAACCTTTTCGCCCATATTCCGGATGCCGTGCTTGTGTTGTTTAAAGATGCGTTCGATCCGCTGAGCACGATGAGGAAGGATTTGTTTAATGAGATGGTGCTCGATTTCCTGGAGGGCAGAGATTTTAAGAGTCATGAGGGGGTGACGGTTTATCGGAAGGAACCGATGAAGATCTAG
- a CDS encoding sigma-70 family RNA polymerase sigma factor, which yields MNAGKKISIDTKANHPDEREDYFRQVMEVYGTDLLKLAYSYVKNQETAKDLVQSSFVSFYLNLPSFKGDSSIKTWLYRITANKCKDHLRSAYVRRVFPVHYMKEARHNENQTEKALMDGEFSEWLKDCIFKLPVKYREVIMLYYYQELSAAEIAEVLQVPESTVRTRLDRARKKLAPLIKEEELFNE from the coding sequence ATGAATGCCGGCAAAAAAATTTCCATTGATACAAAAGCTAATCATCCGGATGAGCGTGAGGACTATTTCAGACAAGTGATGGAGGTGTACGGGACCGACCTTTTAAAGTTGGCGTATTCCTACGTGAAAAACCAGGAGACAGCCAAGGATCTGGTCCAGAGCTCATTTGTCTCTTTTTATCTGAACCTCCCGTCCTTTAAAGGGGACTCCTCTATTAAAACGTGGCTTTACCGGATCACCGCGAATAAATGCAAAGACCATTTAAGAAGTGCTTATGTGAGAAGGGTTTTTCCTGTCCATTACATGAAGGAAGCCCGCCATAATGAGAACCAGACAGAAAAGGCTCTTATGGATGGGGAATTTTCAGAGTGGCTGAAGGATTGTATTTTCAAGCTCCCGGTTAAATACAGAGAAGTCATTATGCTCTATTATTATCAGGAGCTGAGTGCTGCAGAAATAGCTGAAGTGCTCCAAGTACCTGAGAGCACGGTAAGAACCCGGCTCGACCGCGCCCGAAAAAAACTCGCACCCCTCATTAAAGAGGAGGAATTATTTAATGAATAA
- a CDS encoding DUF4179 domain-containing protein — MNKFKVQMDQTEFGSMKFDKVDQLAVMKEIRGTQNRGRKRKKKFPSVILTTMAAAAILFILLMQSPIKDQIEAGKSKPDTLLSQSNDPGLVAWSQKNDPQKVNKTSESSGIKVTIKEIMYDGYRMAIGYEVQSKTKFVGPVHNPKITVEGKGVSVSDSTDSVESQITAFQKETHSFKGVTSFFIKEKLPEKFDVKLQFFSNQNLLEARKAAASDKTRGTKGKWEFSIPIDQKGEVYTVKPKVSTTKNSTKLSVEQIILAPSVTEVSVLKEDKGRGAFGGANYRLLDDKENLISVFGNSDYSGEEKKGKFILRATGKYAPTDGIPSYILVQPFSYNDAENNPNQGQITIKKITDPLPMTFPQNNKAIVVNKIEESKDKKRLKIYYKVKGDLPELRSRFLHLTIGKESNGGKNLLMDQNLFENINSNESDKVAEFNTGLRNDLYLSSPNVNPVLYKEMELKIPINKKDLIKK; from the coding sequence ATGAATAAATTCAAAGTACAAATGGATCAAACGGAATTCGGTTCGATGAAGTTCGATAAGGTGGATCAGCTTGCGGTGATGAAGGAAATAAGGGGAACTCAAAACCGCGGCCGAAAGCGCAAGAAGAAGTTTCCATCTGTTATTCTGACCACGATGGCAGCCGCCGCCATCCTGTTTATTCTATTGATGCAATCGCCTATTAAAGATCAGATTGAAGCGGGAAAATCGAAGCCGGACACCTTGTTAAGCCAGTCCAATGATCCGGGGCTCGTCGCCTGGAGCCAAAAAAATGATCCGCAGAAGGTGAACAAAACATCAGAGAGCAGCGGCATCAAGGTAACCATTAAAGAAATCATGTACGACGGATACCGGATGGCCATCGGCTATGAAGTTCAATCGAAAACAAAATTCGTCGGTCCTGTTCACAATCCGAAGATTACCGTGGAGGGGAAGGGTGTCAGTGTTTCTGATTCAACCGATTCAGTAGAATCACAGATCACTGCCTTTCAAAAGGAAACCCACTCTTTTAAAGGCGTGACAAGCTTTTTTATAAAGGAGAAGCTGCCGGAAAAATTTGATGTGAAGCTCCAATTTTTCTCGAATCAAAACCTATTAGAAGCTCGTAAAGCGGCCGCATCTGATAAGACAAGAGGGACAAAAGGGAAATGGGAATTTTCAATTCCAATAGACCAAAAAGGAGAGGTCTATACCGTTAAACCAAAAGTGAGTACTACAAAAAATTCAACCAAACTTAGTGTGGAACAAATCATTCTAGCGCCTTCCGTAACGGAAGTTTCTGTATTGAAGGAAGATAAAGGGAGAGGTGCGTTTGGAGGAGCTAATTATAGACTCTTGGATGATAAAGAAAATCTGATTTCTGTTTTCGGTAATAGTGATTACTCAGGAGAAGAGAAAAAAGGAAAGTTTATTCTTCGCGCCACCGGAAAATATGCACCCACTGATGGTATTCCATCTTATATCCTGGTGCAGCCCTTCTCATATAATGATGCTGAAAACAATCCCAATCAAGGACAGATTACGATAAAAAAGATTACTGATCCGCTACCAATGACCTTCCCGCAGAACAATAAGGCTATTGTGGTAAATAAAATTGAGGAATCTAAGGATAAGAAAAGGTTGAAAATTTATTATAAAGTAAAAGGTGATCTTCCTGAGCTGAGGTCTAGGTTTCTTCATCTCACCATAGGAAAGGAATCGAATGGTGGTAAAAATCTATTGATGGATCAAAACTTATTCGAAAACATCAACAGCAATGAGAGTGACAAAGTAGCAGAGTTTAATACTGGGCTTAGAAACGACTTGTACTTATCAAGCCCGAATGTAAATCCGGTCCTCTATAAAGAGATGGAATTGAAAATCCCGATTAACAAAAAGGACCTGATTAAAAAATAG
- a CDS encoding sugar O-acetyltransferase encodes MNLEEQKKFILTGQMYNDLTPELIKARENAVFLTNEYNNSFSKPQYEREELLKKLVKSMGKGVHLEPNFRCEFGFNITIGDHFYANFDCVMLDGAEIHIGNHVLFGPRVGIYTSNHAIDPKERAAGGCYAKPVRIGHNVWIGAGVHINQGVTIGENTIIGSGSVVTKSIPANVIAAGVPCKVIREITENDRTGFEI; translated from the coding sequence ATGAATTTGGAAGAACAGAAAAAGTTCATTTTAACAGGTCAAATGTACAACGATTTAACCCCGGAACTAATTAAAGCAAGAGAAAATGCAGTTTTCCTTACAAATGAATACAATAATAGCTTTAGCAAACCCCAGTATGAGAGAGAAGAACTGTTAAAAAAGCTTGTGAAAAGCATGGGAAAAGGCGTTCATTTAGAACCGAATTTCAGATGTGAATTTGGGTTTAATATTACGATAGGGGATCATTTTTATGCTAATTTCGATTGCGTCATGCTGGACGGGGCAGAGATACATATAGGAAATCATGTTTTGTTTGGACCTAGAGTTGGAATCTATACCTCTAATCATGCAATAGATCCAAAGGAAAGAGCAGCTGGAGGATGTTATGCCAAGCCTGTACGTATTGGACATAACGTATGGATTGGTGCAGGCGTTCATATCAATCAGGGTGTAACTATTGGAGAAAATACAATCATTGGATCGGGCAGTGTGGTTACAAAAAGTATTCCGGCAAATGTCATAGCAGCTGGTGTTCCATGTAAAGTCATTCGGGAAATTACAGAAAACGATCGAACTGGATTTGAAATATAA
- a CDS encoding iron chaperone, translating into MNVFTDYLAGIENPAHRSRTEEILTWVATKFPKLEPQIKWNTPMFTDHGTFILGISTAKHHLSVSPEEAGIAHFADDIAKAGYSATKGLFRIPWNEPVNYELLEKMIEFNIEDKADYTNFFRK; encoded by the coding sequence ATGAACGTTTTCACAGACTATTTAGCTGGCATTGAAAACCCCGCCCACCGCAGCCGAACAGAGGAAATCCTGACGTGGGTCGCAACTAAATTCCCAAAATTGGAGCCGCAGATCAAGTGGAATACCCCCATGTTTACGGATCACGGCACATTCATCCTCGGCATTTCCACAGCGAAGCATCATTTGAGCGTTTCACCTGAAGAAGCAGGCATTGCGCACTTTGCTGATGACATTGCAAAAGCCGGCTACAGCGCTACAAAAGGATTGTTTCGCATTCCTTGGAATGAGCCGGTAAATTACGAATTGCTTGAGAAAATGATTGAATTTAATATTGAGGATAAGGCGGACTATACGAATTTTTTCCGGAAATGA
- a CDS encoding YciI family protein, with translation MLYLCLGYLNSAKMDARPKTEIEAVMTQCQPHLDEFHKSGQVRLDAGVESETIGLRRENGQIVVTDGSSAKTEESLGSVFLLEALDIDDAIRVASLHPSVQIPAGEHFDWRIEIRPVHYLKQ, from the coding sequence ATGTTGTACCTATGCTTAGGTTACTTAAATTCAGCAAAAATGGATGCCCGGCCTAAAACAGAGATTGAGGCGGTTATGACTCAATGCCAGCCTCATCTTGATGAATTTCACAAAAGCGGCCAGGTTCGGCTCGATGCTGGTGTCGAGTCAGAAACAATCGGTTTGCGGCGGGAGAACGGGCAGATCGTGGTTACGGACGGTTCAAGTGCAAAAACAGAAGAATCGCTGGGAAGTGTATTCCTTCTTGAAGCACTGGACATAGATGATGCGATTCGGGTAGCCTCGTTGCATCCTTCCGTGCAAATCCCAGCCGGTGAACACTTTGACTGGCGTATTGAAATCCGGCCTGTCCACTATTTGAAGCAATAA